One segment of Allorhodopirellula heiligendammensis DNA contains the following:
- a CDS encoding 3'-5' exonuclease, translated as MARKLDQILVVDVESTCWDGPPPDGEESEIIEIGLCVVDVETLMRSSKHSILVKPDRSSISEFCRDLTTLRAEMFADAGSFGDACRQLKKEFAAKDRLLASWGDYDRRQFERCCHAANVGYPFGISHLNVKTHFAVSLGLPHEVGLDAACQRLGIEMEGTHHRGDDDAWNIAGVLCRLLRPNRSDGE; from the coding sequence ATGGCACGCAAGCTTGATCAAATCTTGGTCGTTGATGTCGAATCGACGTGTTGGGATGGACCGCCACCCGATGGCGAAGAGAGCGAGATCATCGAAATCGGTCTGTGCGTCGTCGACGTCGAAACACTCATGCGATCCAGCAAGCACAGTATTCTGGTAAAGCCGGATCGCTCGTCGATCAGTGAGTTCTGTCGTGACCTCACGACACTGCGAGCCGAAATGTTCGCAGATGCAGGATCATTCGGCGACGCGTGTCGCCAACTGAAAAAGGAGTTCGCAGCCAAGGATCGTCTGTTGGCCAGTTGGGGCGATTACGATCGACGTCAATTCGAGCGGTGTTGCCACGCAGCAAATGTCGGGTATCCGTTTGGGATCTCGCACCTGAATGTGAAAACGCACTTCGCTGTTTCGCTAGGGCTTCCACACGAGGTCGGCTTGGACGCCGCGTGTCAGAGACTCGGCATCGAGATGGAAGGGACTCATCACCGGGGCGACGACGATGCCTGGAATATCGCTGGCGTGCTTTGTCGTCTGCTCCGGCCAAACCGGAGTGACGGCGAATGA
- a CDS encoding alpha/beta fold hydrolase: MAMFTTPVDTATSLVLLSGLAADARIFTPQKIAFPQMHCPAWLEPERSETINDYARRLAETLDEGPCIIGGASFGGIVSLHLAEHTDARAVILIGSIKSPSQLPMYARCARPFRFLIPFIPIRLLQFLARPIATRVVKRHAPFAYGLACQFRDSNPAVFKWSLRRILDWSVAPTVSCPIFHLHGDRDWTLPLRYTDPDKIVKGGGHVISLTHPGEVNSYIKDVLRQESLE, translated from the coding sequence ATGGCAATGTTCACGACTCCAGTCGATACGGCGACGTCACTCGTTCTTCTCTCCGGGCTTGCCGCGGACGCGCGCATCTTCACGCCGCAGAAGATTGCATTCCCGCAGATGCATTGCCCAGCTTGGCTGGAGCCGGAACGTTCCGAAACCATCAATGACTACGCCAGGCGTTTAGCGGAAACACTCGACGAAGGTCCGTGCATCATCGGCGGCGCATCGTTTGGCGGAATCGTCTCATTGCATCTGGCAGAACACACCGACGCCCGAGCCGTGATTCTGATCGGAAGTATCAAGTCGCCGTCACAACTGCCAATGTATGCCCGCTGTGCGCGACCGTTTCGGTTCTTGATCCCCTTCATTCCAATACGCCTTCTTCAATTTTTGGCTCGACCGATCGCGACGCGAGTCGTTAAGCGGCATGCGCCGTTCGCATACGGACTGGCTTGTCAGTTCCGCGACTCCAACCCGGCCGTCTTCAAATGGTCTTTGCGTCGCATCCTGGATTGGTCGGTCGCACCGACGGTGTCTTGCCCGATTTTCCATCTGCACGGCGACCGCGACTGGACACTCCCGTTGCGTTACACAGATCCAGACAAGATCGTCAAAGGCGGCGGGCACGTCATTTCCCTGACTCATCCTGGCGAAGTGAACTCTTACATCAAGGATGTCCTCCGCCAGGAGTCTCTCGAGTGA
- a CDS encoding SUMF1/EgtB/PvdO family nonheme iron enzyme yields the protein MNASSVWLELEQVEARLCVVTAEQIGVDLDEVKPESRMIEDLNCDSLDLIELIMETEDEFGITIPDTPKTPVGKLIFARQPFRIRDLAEFAFLNQGTGKPVRSGWRRKPIELPPAAESGFSQLGGRFDSDDLQRIGLYEKLDADGERPMFRRVTDGMVCVELQEASVLVGSDDEDAHDDERPRHAITLSPFLIDIEPVSVTAFCRFLNSIDLQKHDIEMLIAIAPNDDRQGDMQFERSEQTWKPQAGTAMQPVVMVSWYAADAYSRWANGHDWAADRSERSYLPTEAQWEYAAEGSFNDEDNVYAGIHQRGETYESEGLLMPAVQQNYGQSRFGLRHMSGTIWHWCRDWFSPEFYSSEPATKLDPVAEVETGLRSERGGSWVGPIELCRPSYRRGRNPNARGRCLGFRCVGDIPS from the coding sequence GTGAATGCGTCGTCGGTTTGGTTGGAGCTGGAACAAGTTGAGGCACGGCTTTGCGTGGTGACGGCTGAGCAGATTGGAGTGGACCTCGATGAGGTCAAGCCTGAGAGCCGAATGATCGAAGACCTCAACTGTGACAGCCTCGATCTGATCGAGCTGATTATGGAAACCGAAGATGAATTCGGCATCACAATCCCAGACACACCGAAGACACCTGTCGGCAAACTGATCTTCGCGCGGCAGCCGTTCAGGATCCGCGACCTCGCGGAGTTCGCGTTTTTGAACCAGGGCACCGGCAAACCCGTTCGCAGTGGTTGGCGGAGAAAACCGATCGAGCTTCCGCCGGCAGCGGAATCCGGCTTCTCGCAACTCGGTGGACGCTTTGACTCCGATGATCTGCAGCGAATCGGACTGTACGAAAAGTTGGATGCGGACGGAGAGCGTCCGATGTTTCGCCGAGTCACAGACGGCATGGTTTGCGTGGAACTTCAGGAGGCCTCGGTATTGGTAGGAAGCGATGACGAGGATGCTCATGACGACGAGAGACCACGCCACGCGATCACGCTTTCACCGTTTCTGATTGACATCGAACCGGTGTCGGTCACCGCGTTCTGCCGTTTCCTCAATTCGATCGACCTTCAAAAGCACGACATCGAGATGTTGATCGCTATTGCCCCGAACGATGATCGCCAGGGCGACATGCAATTTGAACGGAGCGAACAAACATGGAAGCCTCAAGCGGGGACGGCGATGCAACCGGTTGTGATGGTTTCATGGTACGCCGCCGATGCTTACTCGCGTTGGGCAAACGGCCACGACTGGGCGGCGGATAGGTCGGAGCGTAGCTATCTGCCGACAGAAGCTCAGTGGGAATACGCCGCCGAGGGATCGTTCAATGACGAGGACAATGTCTACGCAGGGATTCACCAGCGCGGCGAGACGTACGAATCGGAAGGCTTGCTGATGCCGGCGGTGCAGCAAAACTACGGCCAATCGCGGTTTGGCCTCAGGCACATGAGCGGCACGATCTGGCATTGGTGCCGCGATTGGTTCTCGCCTGAATTCTATTCCAGCGAACCAGCCACCAAACTCGACCCGGTCGCCGAAGTTGAAACCGGACTACGAAGTGAGCGTGGCGGAAGTTGGGTGGGTCCGATTGAACTATGCCGGCCAAGTTACCGCCGAGGCCGAAACCCCAACGCCCGCGGCCGGTGCCTCGGGTTTCGGTGCGTCGGCGATATCCCAAGTTAA
- a CDS encoding macro domain-containing protein codes for MKSVEGDLLEFAGEGRFDVIIHGCNCFCTMGAGIAKSIRNQFPAAYEADLATLKGDRDKLGTYSSAKVIVGEHSFDVVNAYTQFHWRSTGVKADYEAIREVFKSIQRDFAGRRIGYPMIGAGLAGGDWDTISEIICEELVGESHTMVVFKP; via the coding sequence GTGAAAAGCGTCGAAGGTGATCTTCTGGAATTTGCCGGCGAAGGACGCTTCGATGTCATCATTCATGGTTGCAATTGTTTCTGCACGATGGGAGCTGGCATCGCCAAGTCGATCCGCAATCAATTTCCGGCCGCATACGAGGCGGACTTGGCGACCCTCAAAGGCGACCGTGACAAGCTCGGGACGTATTCCTCTGCGAAGGTCATCGTCGGCGAGCATTCGTTCGACGTTGTGAACGCTTACACGCAGTTCCATTGGCGAAGTACCGGTGTGAAGGCGGACTATGAAGCGATCCGCGAAGTGTTCAAGAGCATCCAACGTGATTTCGCGGGCAGGCGAATTGGGTACCCGATGATCGGTGCCGGACTGGCTGGCGGGGATTGGGACACGATTTCTGAAATCATCTGCGAAGAACTCGTCGGCGAAAGCCATACAATGGTGGTCTTCAAGCCCTGA